ATCGGCAACGGAAACTCCGATGGATTTACTTGCCGTAGGTGCTGAAAGCTCTATATCGCCTTCCATATCCTTTATGCCAAAAGCGCCTTCAAGGATATATAAAAGACCTCTTGCGCCGGAATCTACAACTCCTGCCTGCTTAAGCTCGGGAAGCATTTCTGTCGTTTCTGAAAGAATTTTATTGCCGTATTTTAAAGTGCCTTCCATAAGCTCTATAATGTCTTCCGTATCAAAGGAAGTATCGATAGAATACTCCGCTATACTTCTTGCTAAAGTTAATATGGTGCCCTCTTTCGGCTTCATAACTGCCTTATAGGCAGTTTCCTTGGCCTTTTCAAAAGCATAAGCCAAATCCTCGGCTGTTGCCACGTCTTTACCTTCAAGACCCTTTGCAAAGCCTCTGAAAAGCTGAGAAAGTATAACCCCTGAATTTCCTCTTGCACCTCTTAAAGAGCCGTTTGATGCTGCCTTTGCAACTTCATATATATTAGGCGTATTCAGCTTTTCAACCTCTCTGCCTGCCGCAAGGCAGGTAAGAGACATATTGATTCCTGTATCTCCGTCAGGCACGGGAAAAACATTAAGGCTATCCACATAATCCTTGTGCTTTTCAAGCTCGTTTGTTCCGGCTATTATGGCTCTGCGAAGAGTATGCCCGTCAATAGTTAAAATCTTCAAAATCTAAATCCTCCTCAATTAACCGTCAACTCTCACACCTTCAACGAAGATGTTTATTTGCTTAACCTTAAGGCCGACAAATTCTTCAACCTTATATTTTACGGTGCTTATCAAAGTATCTGCAATAGCCGAAATATTCGTGCCGTATTCTACGATAATATGAAGCTCTATGCTTAAATCTTCTTCATCAAAATTAAGTCTTACACCTTTGGTAAGGCTTTCAAGCTTTAAAAGCTGAACGATTCCATCTTTTACATTTTTTGCTGCCATGCCCACGATTCCGTAGCATTCCATGGCGGCTAAGCCTGCAATACGAGCAATAACTTCATTATCTATGGTAATATAACCAAAATCATTCTTTATTTTAGACGGCATCTTATACCTCCTTAAATTAATTTAGGCTTGGATAAATAAAAGCTTATTTAACCAAACTATAAAGGGTCTTTATGTTTCTTAATTTATACTTAGTGAACCTGAAAACACTTACAGTAAAGCTGTAAAAGTATTTTTAGGTGAACGCTCCCTTATAGGCAAAAAAGATCTTTTTATCTTTGCTGACTATATCTTTTCATTTTGTTTTAAGAAAAATTCTTAAAAATTAATATCATAATGCTTCACATTACATTATACCTATAATTTTATATTATACAAGATTTCACCGCAATAATAAAGCAATATTTTAGTTGCAATAATCGCCCTAATCTGCTACAATATCTTTTGTTGGTCACATATATATGTATACAACGGTTAATTATACTGCCCTTGTATATAAATTGAGTTCTAAAAGGAGGTGCTTTTAATGGCTAAATGTGAAATATGTGAAAAAAGCAGGATTACTGGAAGAAGAATAAGCATTACCCGTAGTCAGGTATCAAGACGCGCCAAAAGAGATTGGAAGCCTAATATAAAGAAAATCAGGATCAATGACAATGGCACTGTGAAGACTATTAATATCTGCACTAGCTGTCTTCGTTCCGGAAAAGTTACAAGAGCCGTATAATTTGATTGAATTTCCTTTGAGAAGTTTTAAATTAAATATTCTGCGTGCTTAAAAGGCACAGATTCCACTGGAATCTGTGCCTTTATTTAATGTAAAAAGATTACTTTACTTAGACAACAGGGCAGCTTCATTTTAAAGATGCCCTGTGAACTTAGAGAGTACCGGTATAGATTTGCAAAACATATTTATATTTTGTTTTTTATCTATAATATTATTTACAGAAGAAACAAAAAATGCCCTAAGGTATTTTATTTTATATATTGATTTCACCTAAGTCCTCTGTACAGAAAAATTCGTGTATCCCTTCCGAAATTATATCCGCAAGCTTCATAACCAAATTAAGCCTTGTATTTGTCAAAATGTGAATATCCAGTTTTCCCATAATATTTACTATTCCCGTAATATGAATATCACCTATGCTTGGCAGGCTGTGGTTCATGGCTGAACCCGGCTTAAGGGAGCCGCCTCCCACTGTTATATATCCCACATGACCTACCCTTCCAAGGCAGGCATCTACTGCTATTACAAGCGGTTTCTTATATATCGTATATATCTCATCAATGGCTTCGGAAAGATTTTTCGCGTGAACAGGCTTATCAAGGGTTCCGTAAAGACAGATACTTTCCTTTATTTTGTCAAAACCTTCAAGCTTATATCCGCATAAGGGACCTAAACAATCTCCCGTGGCTCTGTCAGAGCCTATACAGAGGATTATTATTTCATCATAGTCCATTTTAGCCTTTTCCGACAAAACA
This is a stretch of genomic DNA from Anaeropeptidivorans aminofermentans. It encodes these proteins:
- a CDS encoding Asp23/Gls24 family envelope stress response protein; this encodes MPSKIKNDFGYITIDNEVIARIAGLAAMECYGIVGMAAKNVKDGIVQLLKLESLTKGVRLNFDEEDLSIELHIIVEYGTNISAIADTLISTVKYKVEEFVGLKVKQINIFVEGVRVDG
- the rpmB gene encoding 50S ribosomal protein L28 — encoded protein: MAKCEICEKSRITGRRISITRSQVSRRAKRDWKPNIKKIRINDNGTVKTINICTSCLRSGKVTRAV
- the yyaC gene encoding spore protease YyaC; this encodes MDVAIKNSEIVYYIDSGRDDAKELFKSALYSVLSEKAKMDYDEIIILCIGSDRATGDCLGPLCGYKLEGFDKIKESICLYGTLDKPVHAKNLSEAIDEIYTIYKKPLVIAVDACLGRVGHVGYITVGGGSLKPGSAMNHSLPSIGDIHITGIVNIMGKLDIHILTNTRLNLVMKLADIISEGIHEFFCTEDLGEINI